The genomic interval GCGACGTCGTCGCTCGGGTTCACCGCGAGCTTCAAATACGCCATCAAATCGCGGATCTCCTTCCGGTCGTAGAACCTCAGGCTCCCGTAGATCCGGTACGGCACCCCCGCCGAGATCAGCGCCTCCTCGAAGAGGCGACTCTGCGCGTTCGTGCGGTAGAGGATCGCCGCCTCCTCGAGCCGCGCCGTGCGCCGCCACTCCTGGATCACGCGCACGATGAAGGCGGCCTCCTCGCGATCGCCGGGAAGGATCGCGAGCTTCACCTTGTCGCCGCGCCCCGCCGCCGTCCAGAGCTCCTTGCCGATGCGCTGCGTGTTGTTCCTCACGAGGGAGTTCGCGGCGGCGAGGATCGATCCGGTCGAGCGGTAGTTCTGCGTGAGCTTCACGACGGTCGTCCCCGGAAAATCCTTCTGGAACGAGAGGATGTTCCCGATGTCGGCCCCGCGGAAGCGGTAGATCGACTGATCCTCGTCGCCGACGACGCAGAGGTTGCCGTGGACGGCGGCGAGGGCCCGCACGAGGCGGTACTGCGGGGGGTTCGTGTCCTGGTACTCGTCCACGAGGAGGTAGCGGCACGTCCCCGCCCAGAGGCGCGCGCGGTCGGGGTGCTCGGCGAAGAGGCGGATCACGTTCAGGATGAGATCGTCGAAGTCCATGGCGTTCATCCGCCTCAGCCCCGACTGGTAGGCGGCGTACACCCTGGCGTGGAGCGGTCCCTGCGGCCCGCGCCAGTGCTCCTCGCCCGAGTCGGGATCCACGCCGAGGTTCTTCGCGGAGCTGATGCGCCGCAGGACGTCGCCGGGGGTCGCCGTCTGGTCTCCCGACACCAGCTCCTTGAGGCTCTCCTTCACCAGGCGGAGGGAGTCCTCCGTGTCGAAGATCTGGAAGCCGTCGCGATAGCCGAGACGGGGGGCCTCGCGCCTGAGCATCCTGAGACACAGTGAGTGGAAGGTGCCGACCCTGTCGGGGGCGCTCCCCTCCCCGAGGAGGCGGGCGATGCGCTCTTTCATCTCGGCGGCCGACTTGTTGGTGAAGGTGACGGCGACGATCTCGTCGGGGGCGGCGAGGCCGAGGTGAAGGGTGTGCGCGATGCGGTGGACCAGGACGCGGGTCTTCCCCGACCCCGCTCCCGCGAGGACCAGGATGGCCCCGTCGGTCAGCTCGACCGCGCGCCGCTGTTCTTCGTTGAGATCCTTGAGGAGATCCAACGCACCCCCGGGGGGATCACTCGACCGTCACGCTCTTGGCGAGATTGCGCGGCTGGTCGACGTCGCACCCGCGTCTGAGGGCGATATGGTACGCGAGGAGCTGGAGCGGCACCACCATGAGAATCGGGGTGACGAGATCGCCGGCGGCGGGGACGCGGATCAGGTGATCGGCCCTGCGGCTCACCTCGTCGCACCCCTCGGCCGCGACGGCGATGACGATCCCCTCGCGCGCCTTCACCTCCTCGATGTTGCCGAGCATCTTCTCGTAGACGTGATCCTTCGCGGCGAGCGTGACCACCGGGAGGTTCTCGTCGATGAGCGCGATGGGGCCGTGCTTCATCTCACCAGCGGGGTATCCCTCCGCGTGGATGTAGGAGATCTCCTTCAGCTTCAGGGCCCCCTCGAGCGCGATCGGGTAGTTCACGCCGCGGCCGAGGAAGAGGAAGTCCTTCACCCGGAAGAAGCGCTTCGCGATCTCCTCGATGGCGGGCTCCGTCGCGAGGAGCCCTTCGATCTGTGCGGGGACGCGCGTGAGGGCCTCGAGGTGGCCCCGGCCGTCCTTCTCGTCGAGGACGCCCCGGACGCGCCCCAGATGAACCGCGAGGAGGTGGAGCGCGGTGAGCTGCGCGGTGAAGGCCTTCGTGGAGGCGACGCCGATCTCGGGGCCGGCGTGCGTGAGGATCACGCCGTCGGCCTGGCGCGTCATCATGCTCGAGGCGACGTTGCAGATGGCGAGGCTCTTCGAGCCGCGCGCGCGCGCCTCGCGCTGGGCCGCGAGGGTGTCGGCCGTCTCCCCCGACTGCGAGATGACGACGGTGAGGACTCCGGCATCGACGATCGGGTCGCGGTAACGGAACTCGCTGGCGGTGTCGACCTCGACGGGAACGCGCGCGAGCCTCTCGATGAGGAACTTCCCGACGAGGGCCGCGTGCCACGAGGTGCCGCACGCGAGCAGGTTGATCTTGCGGACCCCCTTGAGCTCGGCCGCCGAGAGCGCGATCTCGTCGAGATAGACGCGCCCCCCCTCGAGAGAGAGCCTTCCCGAGAGGGTGTCGCGGATGGCCCGGGGCTGCTCGTGAATCTCCTTGAGCATGAAATGCTTGTAGCCGCCCTTCTCGGCCATGATCGGGTCCCACGTCACGCGCTGCGGCCTCTTCTCGACCCGGCGGCCCGCCGCGTCGACGATCGTGACGCCGGCGGCCGTCACGACCGCCATCTCGTCGTCGTCGAGGGAGACGACGTCCCGGGTATGGTGAAGGACCGCCGTGATGTCGGAGGCGATGAAGAACTCGCGATCGCCGTAGGCCACGATGAGCGGAGGACCCCGTCGCGCGGCGACGAGCTTCCCGGGCTCGGTGACGTTCAGGACCGCCAGCGCGTACACCCCCTTCAGCATGCCGAGGCTCTTGTGGACGGCGTCCTCGAGCGCTCCGGTGTGATGCTCCTCGATCAGGTGCGCGATGATCTCGGTGTCGGTCTCGGTGACGAAGCGGTGCCCCTTCGCCGCGAGCGACTCCTTGAGCTGCATGTAGTTCTCGATGATGCCGTTGTGGACGACGACGATCCGCCCCTTGCAGTCGCGGTGCGGGTGCGCGTTCTCCTCGGTCGGCCGCCCGTGCGTGGCCCAGCGCGTGTGCCCCAGGCCGAAGGTGCCCGCGATCGGCGAGGCGGCGAGCGACTCCTCGAGGTCGCGCAGCTTTCCCGCGCTGCGGCGGAGCTTCAGCTCGCCGTGGTCCACGACGGCGATCCCCGCCGAATCGTAACCGCGGTACTCGAGCCGCCTCAGGCCGTCGAGGATGACGGGGACGACCTGCTTGTCGCCGATGTAGCCGATGATCCCGCACATGGGTGGACCTCGATTCTCCTTGAATTCAACGCCGCTTCGGGCGCTTGGCTTTCGAAATCTTGCCGTGCCGCGCCGCCATCTCTTCCCGCTTTCTCACGGCCCAGCCGAGGATGGTCTGCTGCTTCACGCGCGAGAGGGCGAGCGCGCCGTCCGGGACGTCCCGGGTGATCGTGGACCCGGCGCCCACGAAGGCCCCCTTGCCGACCCGCACCGGGGCGACGAGCTGCGTGTCGCTCCCGATGAAGACGCCGTCGCCGAGCACCGTCCGGTGCTTCTCCCAGCCGTCGTAGTTGCAGGTGATCGTCCCCGCGCCGACGTTCACGTCGCGGCCGATCTCGGCGTCGCCGAGGTACGCGAGGTGGTTCGCCTTGG from Acidobacteriota bacterium carries:
- a CDS encoding UvrD-helicase domain-containing protein; this encodes MDLLKDLNEEQRRAVELTDGAILVLAGAGSGKTRVLVHRIAHTLHLGLAAPDEIVAVTFTNKSAAEMKERIARLLGEGSAPDRVGTFHSLCLRMLRREAPRLGYRDGFQIFDTEDSLRLVKESLKELVSGDQTATPGDVLRRISSAKNLGVDPDSGEEHWRGPQGPLHARVYAAYQSGLRRMNAMDFDDLILNVIRLFAEHPDRARLWAGTCRYLLVDEYQDTNPPQYRLVRALAAVHGNLCVVGDEDQSIYRFRGADIGNILSFQKDFPGTTVVKLTQNYRSTGSILAAANSLVRNNTQRIGKELWTAAGRGDKVKLAILPGDREEAAFIVRVIQEWRRTARLEEAAILYRTNAQSRLFEEALISAGVPYRIYGSLRFYDRKEIRDLMAYLKLAVNPSDDVAFRRVINVPARGLGAVALEAIDAAAAAGRTSLHDGCRAAIESKALAAKAAASAGAFLAVLESVRGKLAGGSPGEILRQLIRGVDYTEHLKRTEGSEADARLENVEQLVDAAAESAGEGGLQEFLDRASLVSESESAQGTGGANLMTLHSAKGLEFDLVCLVGMEEGLCPHARTLDAADEIEEERRLAYVGMTRARKRLHVTAARTRRTFGEIAPAAISRFLGEIGDENVEEVFTSPAAGTSWGRSALAGGGGAGGGGGARWAARPRREVALGDEDVSREAADDGAAPDDDAAEGGEVPSFRVGARVRHDQFGLGEVLLVEAADEGQKLTVRFGGRTRKLLTRYAHLTRVGS
- the glmS gene encoding glutamine--fructose-6-phosphate transaminase (isomerizing), producing the protein MCGIIGYIGDKQVVPVILDGLRRLEYRGYDSAGIAVVDHGELKLRRSAGKLRDLEESLAASPIAGTFGLGHTRWATHGRPTEENAHPHRDCKGRIVVVHNGIIENYMQLKESLAAKGHRFVTETDTEIIAHLIEEHHTGALEDAVHKSLGMLKGVYALAVLNVTEPGKLVAARRGPPLIVAYGDREFFIASDITAVLHHTRDVVSLDDDEMAVVTAAGVTIVDAAGRRVEKRPQRVTWDPIMAEKGGYKHFMLKEIHEQPRAIRDTLSGRLSLEGGRVYLDEIALSAAELKGVRKINLLACGTSWHAALVGKFLIERLARVPVEVDTASEFRYRDPIVDAGVLTVVISQSGETADTLAAQREARARGSKSLAICNVASSMMTRQADGVILTHAGPEIGVASTKAFTAQLTALHLLAVHLGRVRGVLDEKDGRGHLEALTRVPAQIEGLLATEPAIEEIAKRFFRVKDFLFLGRGVNYPIALEGALKLKEISYIHAEGYPAGEMKHGPIALIDENLPVVTLAAKDHVYEKMLGNIEEVKAREGIVIAVAAEGCDEVSRRADHLIRVPAAGDLVTPILMVVPLQLLAYHIALRRGCDVDQPRNLAKSVTVE